Proteins from one Setaria italica strain Yugu1 chromosome V, Setaria_italica_v2.0, whole genome shotgun sequence genomic window:
- the LOC101774747 gene encoding heat stress transcription factor A-6a: MASSSSSSSCPLAPRPSGGSQRTTTRASGGGLGLGGEAMARCAAAVKREPEPEPWAGEAEAAGSVAVLPRPVEEPPMPAPFVAKTYEMVADEATDAVVSWAPGGAGNSFVVWDPQALAVGLLPRFFKHTNFASFIRQLNIYGFRKVNPDRWEFAHESFLAGQKHLLRKIKRRRAPKPQMEAHPRNGASICFKQPKDSGEVESLKRDRAALRAEVLTLKQQYSSCKSQLVALEERILNNERNQQKAIAFFAKVLSNPTFVQQVLLNYAANKELYSTAKRKRLMENEEQRVGTLKNGLEPTLATEASASAASSDGSAVAKHEPMPEWNYQEMDNIWEDVWDELDAIPGAEMDQEDKAAAGFEVEEFTGRPCGWVDDCPYLVEQMQFVEH, translated from the exons atggcctcctcctcttcctcctcctcgtgccCGCTCGCCCCCAGGCCAAGCGGCGGCTCCCAGCGCACGACGACGCGCGCCAGCGGTGGCGGGCTCGGTCTCGGAGGCGAAGCAATGGCGCGGTGTGCTGCGGCGGTGAAgcgggagccggagccggagccgtggGCGGgggaagcggaggcggcggggtcggTGGCGGTGCTGCCGCGGCCGGTGGAGGAGCCGCCGATGCCGGCGCCGTTCGTGGCGAAGACGTACGAGATGGTGGCGGACGAGGCCACGGACGCGGTGGTGTCGTGggcgcccggcggcgcggggaaCAGCTTCGTGGTGTGGGACCCGCAGGCGCTCGCCGTCGGCCTCCTCCCCCGCTTCTTCAAGCACACCAACTTCGCCTCCTTCATCAGGCAGCTCAACATCTAC GGATTCCGGAAGGTGAATCCAGATCGTTGGGAGTTTGCACACGAATCCTTCTTAGCAGGCCAAAAGCATTTGCTGAGAAAGATCAAGAGGCGGCGCGCTCCCAAGCCTCAGATGGAAGCGCATCCAAGAAACGGAGCAAGCATTTGTTTCAAGCAACCCAAGGATTCCGGTGAGGTAGAGAGTTTGAAGAGAGACCGTGCAGCTCTCAGGGCAGAAGTCCTCACGCTGAAGCAGCAGTACAGCAGCTGCAAATCTCAGCTCGTTGCCTTGGAGGAGAGGATCCTGAACAACGAGAGGAATCAGCAGAAGGCCATCGCGTTCTTCGCAAAGGTGCTCAGCAACCCAACTTTCGTGCAGCAGGTCCTGCTCAACTATGCCGCGAACAAAGAGCTGTATAGCACTGCGAAAAGGAAGCGGCTGATGGAAAATGAAGAGCAGCGTGTCGGTACACTGAAGAATGGTTTAGAACCTACATTGGCGACGGAGGCAAGTGCTTCTGCTGCTAGCAGTGATGGTAGCGCGGTCGCAAAACACGAGCCCATGCCCGAGTGGAATTATCAGGAGATGGACAACATTTGGGAGGATGTATGGGACGAGCTGGACGCGATACCTGGCGCTGAAATGGACCAAGAAGACAAGGCCGCAGCTGGGTTCGAAGTCGAGGAGTTCACTGGACGGCCTTGTGGTTGGGTTGATGACTGCCCATATCTGGTGGAGCAAATGCAATTTGTGGAGCACTAG
- the LOC101775155 gene encoding zinc finger CCCH domain-containing protein 7 has protein sequence MEDALATSPLAPPPAPLAAAAVLTRRRSHLDSASYRTLSRLFSHCLHLHPSPREGTALPEAEPAAANPTGGDSGDSLQVPRGADFDPLKNVEKEAADAGGPPLYGTVSPAREQPAAANPTGNPCEAGAPQRSHDDANEVVAVESTCVNTGAGVDESGIGAELVDVGDDALKSVKACLEMTEVDESVEGALGNEDGQLLLDAMMTNFTGLIDDVGAGVVPAQPCVVSGGELQNSKASEDLNQSVGRIEDGEPVTNLDHELNGDGGFEEGEIEGEFQALDSEESGDSELGDNDDSEEKLGGDSVSRGSGANKSSDHGTQFGNLHSTPEIIGNGHLTLNNDGVRGGAQISVTRAPAVSYDEIVDWNGTPLPDNMAPNPGKKRKRSMTEERKAKKTENKRKKRAQQRIADGVNRPKIQHVMKPKKPCHFYDHGKCQQGNKCKFSHDFTPSTKSKPCKHFACGSCLKGDDCPYDHELSKYECHNYKNNGMCIRGDRCKFSHVMQTTEGTPTQDAKPSDASLAYEKTNLREQTSSQKTSTVHNGEPVTSAPTKQQCSILKNLAGFSINSQNVSNRIPKGVQFLPIDKSGSNLSSLRLGALSIEKPRNANATQHQYLREHEAERQKIAKQNGQESLLDEKNSSNEATVHPFSDPKKATLPISSTATSVHTQPEVSEASRILQEFLFGAGS, from the exons ATGGAGGACGCCCTCGCTACATCGCCTCTGGCGCCTCCTCCTgcccccctcgccgccgctgccgtcctcaCTCGGCGGCGGTCGCACCTTGACAGCGCCTCTTACCGCACGCTCTCCCGCCTCTTCTCCCactgcctccacctccacccgtCTCCCCGCGAGGGCACCGCGCTGCCCGAggccgagcccgccgccgcgaaCCCTACCGGCGGGGACTCCGGCGATTCCCTACAGGTGCCCAGAGGCGCCGATTTTGATCCTCTGAAGAATGtggagaaggaggcggcggaTGCGGGAGGCCCTCCGCTCTACGGGACCGTCTCGCCAGCAAGGGAGCAACCGGCCGCGGCGAACCCTACCGGCAACCCTTGTGAGGCTGGGGCTCCGCAACGCTCACATGATGATGCGAACGAGGTAGTTGCTGTAGAAAGCACCTGTGTTAACACCGGAGCTGGGGTCGACGAGTCGGGGATTGGAGCTGAACTGGTGGATGTGGGGGACGATGCTCTGAAGTCGGTGAAGGCTTGCTTGGAGATGACTGAGGTTGATGAATCCGTAGAGGGAGCATTGGGTAATGAAGATGGGCAGCTACTGCTTGATGCGATGATGACCAACTTCACGGGGCTGATTGATGATGTTGGTGCTGGCGTGGTACCAGCGCAGCCTTGTGTGGTTTCTGGAGGCGAGCTGCAGAATAGCAAGGCATCTGAGGATTTAAACCAATCAGTAGGTCGGATTGAAGACGGAGAACCTGTGACCAATTTAGATCATGAGCTGAATGGTGATGGTGGTTTTGAGGAAGGAGAAATTGAGGGGGAGTTTCAGGCTTTGGATTCAGAAGAATCCGGAGATTCCGAGCTCGGAGACAATGATGACTCTGAAGAGAAATTGGGTGGTGATTCTGTTAGCAGAGGCTCAGGGGCGAACAAATCTTCTGATCATGGCACACAGTTTGGGAATTTGCACTCAACACCTGAAATTATAGGAAATGGTCATCTTACACTGAACAATGATGGTGTCAGGGGTGGTGCACAAATATCTGTTACCAGGGCTCCAGCTGTCAGTTATGATGAAATTGTGGATTGGAATGGGACTCCACTTCCTGATAATATG GCTCCCAACCctgggaagaaaagaaaacgctCTATGACAGAAGAGAGGAAGGCTAAAAAGACA gaaaataaaagaaagaagcgAGCACAGCAACGGATAGCTGATGGAGTCAATAGACCAAAAATTCAACATGTTATGAAGCCAAAAAAACCTTGCCACTTCTATGACCATGGGAAGTGCCAACAG GGAAATAAGTGCAAGTTCTCCCATGATTTTACACCTTCAACAAAATCTAAG CCCTGCAAGCATTTTGCGTGTGGTTCTTGTTTGAAAGGAGATGATTGTCCATATGATCATGAGTTGTCAAAGTATGAATGCCATAACTATAAGAACAATGGCATGTGCATCAGAGGTGATAGATGCAAATTCTCTCATGTG ATGCAAACTACAGAAGGTACTCCCACACAAGATGCAAAGCCATCTGATGCTTCACTGGCATATGAGAAAACAAACCTCAGAGAGCAGACAAGCAGCCAGAAAACCTCAACAGTTCACAATGGTGAACCTGTGACATCTGCTCCTACCAAACAACAGTGTTCCATCCTAAAAAATCTGGCTGGCTTCTCGATCAATTCTCAAAATGTGTCTAATCGTATTCCAAAGGGTGTACAGTTTCTTCCGATTGATAAAAGTGGATCAAATTTGAGCAGCCTCCGCCTGGGTGCTTTGTCTATTGAGAAGCCTAGGAATGCAAATGCCACTCAACATCAGTACCTTAGAGAACATGAAGCAGAAAGGCAAAAGATCGCCAAGCAAAATGGCCAGGAATCACTGCTTGATGAGAAGAATTCATCAAACGAAGCAACTGTGCATCCATTTTCAGACCCAAAAAAAGCTACTTTACCTATTAGTTCTACTGCAACATCAGTACATACTCAGCCTGAAGTCTCAGAGGCCTCTAGGATTTTGCAGGAGTTCTTGTTTGGTGCTGGCAGTTAG